A window of Metopolophium dirhodum isolate CAU chromosome 6, ASM1992520v1, whole genome shotgun sequence genomic DNA:
AAGTAGAAGCccagtatatatatttacaataaagatatggaataaagaaaaacaattaaatatataattacaatatcacAAGTATGTTtgataattagtaaaaatacgTTACAACcaaacttcaaaatataaaaagaagcaAGTAAAACTATCCACAGTAGTGAAATGACGGGTATATAAGACCTCATTCATAAGACGCATCATACGGGTGATGGGCTCGTTTAGGAAATAATTGGTAGAGCAAAGTGGAATAGTATACTGAGGTGTACTCCAAGTGCTCCTGACAGGAaccacaaaattaattttagctaGGAGAGAAGAGGAGTaaataaaagtcaataaatgGGAGAAAAGAAGGCAAGTTGTATTCTTAATTCCAGTTAATCATCATTACATgttgattttttatataaagtagaaacatataaatgtatttagtatttgacataatatagtgcataaaaaaataaaataatgccaaataatatataaataaatgtatttcattaaaactaattattaagaggatgtcagcacactatttgttttctctctctggcccacgctcaacatagacaaaacacatttatgcagaatcattttttctatgtttttttagtaatcttatagtaaaatcactcattacaaaaaaaaaaagagaatattatttttgaggggATGACatggattttatattttattgttatttgactttgtatttgactttcaaaataaacaaaaaaatgttgtaaatttaaattatgtttaaattgttttgagacaatattcaGACAAATtgatgtcattccctcaaaaatattattctcaattttttttgtaatgggtgattttactctaagatcctcttgatataaaataaaatgaaatataccttgtatttttaaataatttatttcccaTCTATTTTACAAGCTAGTGTAAACTGCTTGTTGCAGAATTTTTTCATTGTCCTTTGTCATTTTACCAACTGGTTTCAATTTATCATCAGTTATTAGCAACAGCAATGTGTCTGCATTTTTTCCTACACATTCTTCCTGCAAACACTAAAtggtatttaaaatgaaaaatataagtgcaaatatattatattatgtccttacaatgatttagaatttagatcatacttagttttcataatttttaaaatgcttattattaaaacaatgagtataaaaactttgaataagttatatattttttattagcatttatattttgagtttggcttaatatttaatattattactgtgcaACAACAGAGCATAGACTATGTAGCTATCAGAAACGTGAATGATTTAGCAatcattactttattatttgacatcactaatatatcatgtatatgtTTGAACCTAACCTAATACAACAGTAGAAAGTTCACTTTGGATCATATTCATAATCCGTTAAAATAACAACTAATTAAAAACATACCCCCCCCCTACATAATcaaagttatattaatttaagaacAAAAACTCAAGTAAGagaaaatttattaattgtacaatgATGGCCCTAGCTgtagtttaaaaacaattgaaaaaatagtacatatacatacaataagtTGTACAATTGTACTCTAATTAAACTATAAAGATTATAGTATATCCTTacaactttatatattttattagtttagttACTTAGATGATATAATTTggctttaacaaaaaaaaaaaaacaattaattggtattaaatacatttaatcataaaaattaaaaattttacaattatagcattaaaatattactaataaaaataacaaatcagCTCAATCAACACTTTTGAtgaaaagtaaaagtaaaacaaaaatataggtatttcttacaattttaattcatttaaaagaaatatatttaagtctgtttaaaaattgtttgccaatttaaataatgatcaaTGAGTATATACAACACAACAAAATAGCATATTGTTCATATTGTGTTCCtttacaaatgtttataatttatatacatatacatttgatGGTTTGAACTCAATTggaaacataaacaaaataaaaataatttattatttaccgtaagaaaaatatacatatactaatatgtataacataaaaatatattttatcatatagaaTTTAACTCTTTAATAAGATTGACAATTTCGGTTGCTGTTGTGTAACGTTTAGAAAGTTTATGTTCTAAAGATTGATTAATGTAAACCGAAGCTCTGAACATTTTGTCCAGTACAATACATTTGTTTGCAATGGGGATGCCGTACGTGCCAATTGACATATGCGAAATTACATATCTCGGTGGATTGGTGACAATGCTCAAGCTCCATGATGGCATTGTTTTTGAAAGTTCTAGCATCAAGTCTTTTAAGTTATGTTTTTCATAGGCCGCACTCTCTCTGATAGGTTCCAACTTGTACTCTAAATTTACGCTTAATCCTGATTTGGCATTTACATCTATAGGTGATATTTCTACCATAGATGGTGTCACTAAATTGGAGTACTTTTTTTGGAATACAGAAAGGGGCTCATCTACAACTGTTTTCCTGAGATAATTACTTGGGATGTCAAAACGTTTAGAAAGAAGATTAATTTCACGGTCTATACGTGattctatttcatttttaacaGACTGCAACCCCAATTTCGAAGTACACTTAGGTATTTTTCTTGACACTTTCTTAACAACTCTTTGAGGTGATACCTTAGCACTAGGCACTTGTGATCGTGATGTACTGTTTTCTTTCTTGGGGCTAGactttatatcaataatatccaGTTCAggtgacttttttttaatttgttcgtTGGCTAATTCTCTACATTGCCGGCTGATGGCTTCAGATAGTATAGCCATACCATAACTCATTTCAGGATTTTCGATGCCTATCGTTGAAACAGATAAATAATCGGAATCAGATATTGGTTCTAGTGTACTTAAATGAGACTGTTGATCATTGTTAGTGGAAAATGTACTCTCAGTACCTATTGTATGCATTATAGAGATGTTAGATGAGGTTCCACTAGATGGTGCATTGCAAATACCAACAGGTTCAGACAAGGCATTATTGAAGACAACTGGTATAGGTTCTTCAAGAGGAATATTGTACGTAATTGATATACTATCATTTTGCACCGCAGGAacattaattgatatattatcattttgtacctCAGGAACATTTATTGATGACTTGTCCGTATTATCATGAGCCGGAATTGGGGTGTGGAAAACAAATGGATTGTTTGGGTTAAGTTCTTCTAACATCTTAGTATTAACTTTTTTACAGTTagcattttttgatttttgagttttcacaattttttttttactattaacatctAGTGTTGATTCACTAGAAAACTCTTCATTAttggattttgataaatttgtcGACAATTTGTCCCCACTCCATTCATCACTccatttctttttaatttttggcgGTTTATTATTACTTCTGAGCATCATGGTAGTATCATCAAAGTTTTGAGATAACTTCGTCACTGTACAGTCCTCGCCACTGTACATTATTTTGCCGAAATGCTGAGTATGATCTAAGCTGTCTtcagtattacatattatattaccaccAAAATCAGgattttgacatttttctttttttaatgaagAACGAATACGTTTTCTAGGAATTTCACTTGTATTACTTGTTTCATGTTCATTAGTTATGTcacttttgtttatattatttactgcggGCTTTTTTCTATTGGAAATAGATTTAGATGTTTTACTCTTAGGAACTTGTGGTACAGCAAAGTTATCATTTATTTCAAGTTCATGTTGTGTTTCAACATTGGTTGTAACATTgttcaagaatttttttttattagaagtaATAGATTtacgtgttttatttttaggagtttttattgatataacgCTATTACTTTCTTCAAGTTCaaaatatgtgttatttttGCCAACATTATTCGGCTCGGGCTTTTTTCTATTAGACGTAATAGATTTAGATGTTTTACTTTTAGGAGATTTTAATGGTGCAACAAAGTTATCAGCTTTTACAGTTTCGTTAGATGGATTATCTTTATCTACATCATGCACTATAGGTTTTTTTCTAACAGCAATAATTGATTtggatattttgaatttaataggtTTTGGTTTTATTGACCGCTGTTTAGAAATTGtttctttattatctataaaattgtTTGGACAAAGTGTAGAACCAGATGTTACACTAAgatcatcattaattaaatagctATCTGTAGACTTTATAGAAGAATCTTGGATTTTGGtgttttcaatttctttttgaGAAGCATCAGTTTTTCCTGGTTCTATTTTACTCAATTTGGGTTTTTTAATCAtgcaatttcttttttttacattatctgATTGATTGCCATTTTCTGTAATAGCTTTAGTACGTTTTCTAGATATCCTCACAGATCTTTTTACTTCAGCATTAGCTTGTTTATCAGCCACCGAAACAACATCTTCACTATTAGACATTGGCAGGACATCACAACGCAGCAGTTTCACAGCacaatttaaattcatgttGTCAATCCACTTGGTAGTCATCGAggattttaatcaataataactaaataaaacattatacaattaatcaaaatatgtttatgggcacaataacagtataatatacatacttaaagTTCAAAGTAAAATTCACAATCATTGGTTTAAATCTTACACAATTGTCTGTAATCGATAcacacctaaaaaaaaattcataaatttcataaatgtcaatgtataacaaatgtattaagtatatacTCTATTTCAAATAAGATTAGGCTTTGGCGGCAGAGTTGTGCGCATGGGCGTGGCTTTATTCTCGTGTCAGCGCCTGTTGGAAGTGGGAACGAAAACTGATCACCGCCGAAGCCTGATTTTATTTGGAAAAGAGTATAGGTACCCATTgaagtgtttatttttaattttcaagtgaattaattcaaataacATTACTTAAACATCCCTATTTTATCTAAtggaaataattatacaaacaataataggtacctgttgtttcttcaataaaaaaacatgtataattatttattatcattgattattgataattaGTCTATaacctactaaaattaaaaaatcaataaaaattgcagtcacatattttatttattataatgtttttcgagtcaacaatttgaattattatagcTCAGCGGTTCTCAAACTGAGATCCGAGGAGCCCTAGGGCTCCATAGACatgtttgaattaaatttaaattaaataatatttggtttatcatttttattttattaataataatccacatattttattttgtagtcatTTGTCAGTTGATTGAAGGTTATATTGCTTTTATCAT
This region includes:
- the LOC132947098 gene encoding uncharacterized protein LOC132947098, with product MTTKWIDNMNLNCAVKLLRCDVLPMSNSEDVVSVADKQANAEVKRSVRISRKRTKAITENGNQSDNVKKRNCMIKKPKLSKIEPGKTDASQKEIENTKIQDSSIKSTDSYLINDDLSVTSGSTLCPNNFIDNKETISKQRSIKPKPIKFKISKSIIAVRKKPIVHDVDKDNPSNETVKADNFVAPLKSPKSKTSKSITSNRKKPEPNNVGKNNTYFELEESNSVISIKTPKNKTRKSITSNKKKFLNNVTTNVETQHELEINDNFAVPQVPKSKTSKSISNRKKPAVNNINKSDITNEHETSNTSEIPRKRIRSSLKKEKCQNPDFGGNIICNTEDSLDHTQHFGKIMYSGEDCTVTKLSQNFDDTTMMLRSNNKPPKIKKKWSDEWSGDKLSTNLSKSNNEEFSSESTLDVNSKKKIVKTQKSKNANCKKVNTKMLEELNPNNPFVFHTPIPAHDNTDKSSINVPEVQNDNISINVPAVQNDSISITYNIPLEEPIPVVFNNALSEPVGICNAPSSGTSSNISIMHTIGTESTFSTNNDQQSHLSTLEPISDSDYLSVSTIGIENPEMSYGMAILSEAISRQCRELANEQIKKKSPELDIIDIKSSPKKENSTSRSQVPSAKVSPQRVVKKVSRKIPKCTSKLGLQSVKNEIESRIDREINLLSKRFDIPSNYLRKTVVDEPLSVFQKKYSNLVTPSMVEISPIDVNAKSGLSVNLEYKLEPIRESAAYEKHNLKDLMLELSKTMPSWSLSIVTNPPRYVISHMSIGTYGIPIANKCIVLDKMFRASVYINQSLEHKLSKRYTTATEIVNLIKELNSI